TGCGAACTCACGCGATACAATCCTTTATGATACGATTAACGGCATTGTAGCACATAAGATTGAGCCCTCATGCGGGATGTTTTCCCCTGTTTTTGCCCCGGCTCTTTCCCGCCGGCGCCACCAGGCATTTCCCGCCGTAACCGATCAGATCCTTCCTGCCCGCTTTTATCAGGGCCCTTCGCACGAGCTCGGCGTTTTCCCGCCTGTTGAACTGCAGCAGTGCCCGCTGCATCTGTTTTTCATCAGGATCCGAGGGCACGTAAATCTTTTTCATTGTCCTCGGGTCGATCCCGGTATAGTACATGCAGGTGGACACCGTTCCAGGGGTGGGATAATAATCCTGGACCTGCTGGGGAATAAAGCGCTGCTCCTTGAAAAAGAGGGCCAGTTCCACCGCGTCATCCAGGGTGGATCCGGGATGGGAGGAGATAAAATAGGGTACGATGTACTGCTTTTTCCCGAGTTCCGAGTTTATGCTGTCAAAGCGCTTTTTAAAGTCCAGGTAGACCCGGTGCTCCGGTTTCCCCATGGCCGCGAGGACCCGGGACGAGACATGCTCGGGCGCTACCTTGAGCTGGCCGCTTACATGATGTTCGCACAGCTCCCGCAGAAAACGATCGTTCCCTTCGGCCAGCAGATAATCAAAACGGATACCCGAGCGTATAAATACCTTCTTTACCCCCGGGACCCTTCTCAACCTGCCTAAAAGCTGAACATAATCCGAATGGTCCGCATCCAGGGCAGGACAGGGTTCGGGATACAGGCACATCCGGTCGACGCAGGTTCCGCTTTCAAGCTGTTTTTTGCAGGAGGGATGCCGGAAGTTGGCCGTCGGTCCTCCCACGTCGTGAATGTAGCCCTTGAAGCCGGCATGCCGGGTAAGCTCCTCCGCCTCCCTGATAAGGGATTCATGGCTGCGGGACTGGATAATCCGTCCCTGGTGAAAGGTCAGGGCGCAGAAGCTGCAGGAGCCGAAGCAGCCGCGGTTCGAGACCAGGCTGAAGCGAACCTCCTCGATGGCCGGTACGTCCAGGGTGTACATGGGGTGAGGCTCCCTGGCAAAGGGCAGGGAGTAGATCCGGTCGAACTCCTCCCGTTCCAGGGGCCTCTGGGGCGGAAGCTGCAGCACACCGTTACTTCCGTAGGCTTCGTAGAGGGGCTTTGCGCTTACAGGATCGGTATTGCGCATCTGGACGCGGAAACTCTCCGCATAGGCCCTGCGCTCCTTTTTCAGACGGTCATGGGAGGGAAGCACAATCGTCTCTTCCGGCAGAGAATCCTCATCCGCCAGCACAACGGTACCGGGGATGTTCCTGATCTCCCGGATATGTTCCCCCGCGTCCATGCGCCGGGCGATCTCGACGATGCTCCGCTCCGCCATTCCATAGACCAGAAGGTCCG
This genomic window from Marispirochaeta aestuarii contains:
- a CDS encoding YgiQ family radical SAM protein, whose protein sequence is MPCTAQEMADRGWDRCDFILVSGDAYVDHPSFGTAIIGRVLEAEGFRVGIIPQPDWRSPESLTLFGRPRLGFLVSAGNLDSMVANYTAARKPRRDDSYSPGGEGGRRPDRASIVYANLVRRAYKRMPLIIGGIEASLRRLAHYDYWSDSLRRSLLLDSKADLLVYGMAERSIVEIARRMDAGEHIREIRNIPGTVVLADEDSLPEETIVLPSHDRLKKERRAYAESFRVQMRNTDPVSAKPLYEAYGSNGVLQLPPQRPLEREEFDRIYSLPFAREPHPMYTLDVPAIEEVRFSLVSNRGCFGSCSFCALTFHQGRIIQSRSHESLIREAEELTRHAGFKGYIHDVGGPTANFRHPSCKKQLESGTCVDRMCLYPEPCPALDADHSDYVQLLGRLRRVPGVKKVFIRSGIRFDYLLAEGNDRFLRELCEHHVSGQLKVAPEHVSSRVLAAMGKPEHRVYLDFKKRFDSINSELGKKQYIVPYFISSHPGSTLDDAVELALFFKEQRFIPQQVQDYYPTPGTVSTCMYYTGIDPRTMKKIYVPSDPDEKQMQRALLQFNRRENAELVRRALIKAGRKDLIGYGGKCLVAPAGKSRGKNRGKHPA